The sequence ATACTACCCAACCCCCATCTGGCTCTCACTGCCTGGGTGGGATCAGTGCCCTCAGTAGTCCTTCCTTCAGCTCAGCCAGGAGCCCTGCTCCAGCCTCCACCTCCAGGCACACTCCCTCAGAGCGCCGCTCCACCCAGAGAGCCAGTTTGGGGGATTTCATGCCGTCACCTCCAGAGCTCCAGCACCACCACAGTCTCAGCCTGGGTGTCCAGCAGCAGCCGCGTGGCCGCAGGAGGAGTGCCGGGATGGGAGGGCAGGGAAGGCAGGGTGGGGGGCGTGGTGTGTTCCAGACTGAGGAGGTGGGGCCAGGAAGATCTGAGGGTggtgggaggaagggaaggggaggaggggctAATAAAATGGGTGACCCAGCTGTGTCACCTCCAATGGCTCAGATGACAACGCTGGTCCAGCTCAACTTAACCAATCTGGAAGACTTCCCACCTATGGGGATGTCGCATGCATCACCAGCGTGAGTTCTGTTCTAtgccttgaattgaatttaaGAACACTGAATGAAACGTTCTCACCTGTGAATTAATTAAGAGATCAATCAAAAATATCTTACTTCAACCATAACAATGAACAACAATGTTATTTTTATCATACTGTTCTGTCCTCCCCACTTCTTTCTCCACTAGACTGCATACAAAACCATCTCGGAGGATCAACCCAACCCCAGTCAGTGCAGAGCGGCCTCACTCCAGACCGAAGACCTGTTTCACTTCCACCCCCTTCAGCACCAGGCCCTCCAGCCCTCCCCCAGTCCCAGAGGCAGTCACTGGGGCCATCGAAGGGAGTATCACTGGGGCCCTGAACGTGGGCAGCCCCCCTCTCAgtctgcaggaggagagagaactgcTAAAGAGAGTGAAGTAAGTGGGTTAAGAAGGCCAGTCACCATTTATAACACACACCTTCTAAGACTGATTTCCCAAACACAGAGTCAGCTAAATCctggacaaaaaaatgttttgaatggAAAATCTCAActgaaagtttttaaaaaatccaaGAGTAGTCTTATTTGGGATCATGAAACCAGTCCTTTTTCTACCTCTGTCAATCTCAATTATCTCATTTTTCCCTTTGAAAATGACAGCAATCTGTTACTTGTTTCTTGTAGGTGTAAACGAGCCGAGCAGGTGGGCTCCCCTCTACCCACCTCTTTGGACCCCTGTACCCCTACCAAACCAGGGCTCCGGCCAGTATCGGGCTCCAAAATGACCCCTGTCACCCTGGGGTCGTGTCCTGACCCCTCTAAAGTCACCTTGACCTCTGAACTGGACCTTCTGGCTGACCTCTACTGTACCTGCATCTCTGGTATATGACCTGTAGGGGGAGACAGTGTTTCATGCTAGAGGGGGGTTAACCTGGTCCTTGTGTTGGGTCCCAGATATTTTTGTGCTGTCTGCATTGATCATAGAAGTTGGCACAACAGATCTGTGACCAGGCTAGGGTTGGCTAGCTATATAATCAAAATGTGTTCTTTTGGAAATCTGATTATTTGTAACATGTTAAGTACTTTAGTCGAAGTAATGTGCATTtagtgcaatttaaaaaaaattttttttttaaatttaaattactGTTGTGTAATAACATTAATTCTGGTGAAGATTCTAATGTTGTGTTTGGTCTATCTCTTTCTGACAGAGAACCTAGTTCCCAACGTGTTCCTGGAGCTGTTCTTTGTGCTGCAGCTTCTGACATCTAGAACACCAGCCGTCACAGAGGAAGAGGACAAGGATCTAAGTATGGGGACGTTAGGTGAGAGGTGGAGATTCTTTAACATGACCAGTAATCAGTATGGATGGAGTTTTGTAATATTCTTTCTTTcagtgcaaatgtatttatttaaatgtatgggTTAATTAATGTTTTATTGGTGACAATATGACTGCTAAACCCTTTGTGTTTGATCTACACAGATGTCCTGGAAAGAGGCTACCTCAGCAAGGTGCACAACTGTGTCTACTTCTCTGTCAGGGTGCTGGAGAATCAGTTTGAGTGAGTTCTTCCTGGGCATATTATACTGAACATTTAAGATTTGAATCCTATGATAGTCTGGCTCCATATGCGTTTATACTGGACCTGCACTCTTGGCTAGGTCTCCCTTTAAAAGAGGTAATTTGACATCAATGTGACAACCTGGcgaaataaaggttaaaacaaTCTTTGTCTGTGTCAGGTTGGTGTCTCACCTGGACAAAGACACCCTGCGTCTCTTGGCTGAGAACGAGAGGGTGACCTGCTTCTCTCCGTCCCTGAGGAACAGACTGACTCTGGCCCAGGACGCCAGCACAGCCAAGGTACATAACCCAACATGACAAGAGCACTAATACACTCATGTTTCGTTCTCTTCAGTCAACTCCGAAGTAAACAGGAATTCACATTTTCCTACTCGCAAAGCAatgaattgaaatgtaattgagcccagccctctctctcttcccttccaggTCTCGCCCTCTGTGGACACCTTCATCCACTCTGTCCCGTTCCAGCCTGCCACTGACAACCGCTCCAACTTCAGCAGTGACAAGGCCTTCCACACCTTCAAGAAGCAGAGGGATATTTTCTACGAGGTGCTGCGAGAGTGGGAAGACTTCCACAAGGAACCTAGATGGGAGTTTGAAGCTGAACTAGGCAATAGGGTCAGGTAAGACCAATACTAGTGGTAGCAAACTAATGGCCAGTTTCACGGAATGAGTTTAAGCCTATTCCTGGACTGTAAAAAGGCTCTGGTTCCAGCAAAATGTTATGTCTTTTTTTATAGGAGTAGGCCTTGTTATTGGTCATGTTATAATGGTGGTGCTGTTGTGCTTCCTCCTTTCAGAGGAATGGTGAATCAACTGAACTCCACTGGAAACCACTCCCATTTCGCCAGACTCTTCCTCAAGCAGTTGGTGCAGGTATGGAATTGGGATGGTGCAATTACACACACACTCGCGCTCTCTCACACGCtaacacccctctctccctctagatGTGCAAAGGTCCCCGTGCTCTGGGCTCCCCGGGCGACACCCCCGACGCGGACCTGCTAGGCATGCTGGGAGCAGACAGCCTGGGGCGTCTAAAGCGTCTGGAGGAGCGTCTGATCCAGCCCCAAGGCATTCTGGGACCCTGTCCTCCACCCGCCTTCCCGGGACACCAGGAGTTCTTCAGGGACTTCTTAAAGACCGCAAGCTGGTGAGATTGACAGTTGTGTTCCAGCTTGGATACAATGCAGTCGCATTTTGCAGATTACCAGATTGTCAAATCATATTGATCGAGTTCCTGCAATGTTAAACACTACTTGTGCATTTTGCAGCGATCTTATACGGACTGATTGTTCTCAGATCTATACAGATGCGGAAGTATCCTGATTTGTCATTTGGGTGAACGTCTACCCGTAACTATACCTCTCTGTCCTAGCTGCCAGCTGAACCAGCACCTGAAGGACAGTCTGTGTCAGCAGCTCCTCCAGCTTGACGAGGTGTCGGTCCTGGCTCCCGTGGTCTCCAGTaccgagggagagggagacatggaacAACAAGTCAGCACTGATTACTCTGTAGACCTGGTGCAAGATCTCTCACTTCAATCAGAATGGGGCTTGGTGGAGAATATATTTTCTTGTTTtaatatccccctttcccatatctcctctctctcgccctctctctgtgccacctcatctctctctctctctctctctctctcaggatgagAAGCAGCGTTTCTCCTCTGTCCTGCTGTTGGCTCGTCTCCTAGCTAAGTTCCTGGGTTATATCTCCTTCCTGCCATACCAGACCTCTGAGAGGCCCTCCAGGGAGATACAGGAGGCTACTGCCAACCTCCGCAGCAAGGTACTGTGGCACCAGACTTGGAATAGTAGTCGGTGGAAGCAATTCAGGAAGTAGACTTCAAACCTGAATTGAAATGTCACTGACCCTCACCCTGGTTGGAAGAGGCATATTTTTTCATCCATCCGCAGAAGATAACCATTTTATTTCAAGTCAGTAAAGTACTAGTTTCTTACCAGATTGTGGCTTCCCTCCTCTGTGCTTTTTCCTTCCCTCCATTCTCAGAGTATGTCTGTGCTGGATGTGTGTGCGGTCCTGCGTAGCTGTGTTCGTAGGAGACGGACCATCTTGACTGTGCCCTGGCTGGTGGAGTTCCTCTCCATGCTGGACTTCACCGGTCCCTTCCTCCTCTGCTACAGGACCGTTCTGGGACTGCTGCTCAgcctatacaggtgtgtgttactttctctatcattctccttTTTTAGTGCTTTCACTCTCTCTTGCGTGTGTtctcactcctcccctctccttttacCTTCTTCCTGTCTCCAGTTTCTTCCTtcatttctccctttctctttctacccatgtctctccttctccctctatttctccctttCCACTCTgcttcccagtctctctctctcgtgatcTGAAGtcctgacccagtgtgtgtgtgtgtctcttaggCGGATGGTGCTGTCCAGAGAAGGAGAGGTGTGTTACCTGAATCAGCTTCTCATGGTGGCTGTTCTAGGCTGGCTGTTCCAGATCCCAGTGATCCCGGAGGAGCTTTTCTTCACGACTGATTTCGCTGTAGCTGTCGAGCTAGAGGAGAGCCAGACCAACGTCCAGGGACTTGTGAGTAAACTGGAATGGCCCTTCTCAATTACATTTGAAGGCGAAATGCGACGGTCTTTTCATGAGTTTTGATGAACTTgcttttttgtttattttaggactgtctccccctggtggacCAACAGCTCCTCTACACCTGCTGTCCTTTCCTCGGTGGGTACATCCATAGAAATCAAATGAGTAATTTATAGTAATAGACAGCGTTGGGtatgttactttctaaatgtaatccgttagttGCTAGTTACacgtccaaaattgtaatcagtaacgcaACTTTTGGATTAGataaactcagtaatgtaatctgattacattcagttacttttagattactttgcCCTTGAGATGCATTttaagaagacaaaaatgtatgttaccaattgaacgacatctattgcaggataaatcaatgttaatgtttacatagctggccatatatggaggtcaaattttactttatgggttggttatgtaggcttttGTACATTGatataatttataagtccaaaaatgtatgtagcaactacagGATTGCCCCTTGTTAAGTTTATCAAAAGTGtgcaagtttgagcatgtgtccattaggcctatggattttttttatcagcatgaattagattgagcaataaaagccccacttttattccataggctgggatctgcgcTATGTAGCTGTTGCAAgagtgcatttttcactggctgtccactggtttcaagaagaatgattgataggcagcttaaacttcttgaaatacacatttagatttgtgaacagccatccacaatccgtaaggcgcaaatagctaaatcaGAGAGTAGctgtgtgattcacatcaatgcgttATGTAGatgtcaataataagtgatatccgtatcgccgtagactacaccactgctgtcagccGTACCTCCAAGcctttattcaagttggataatctttggatgccgacagcagtcgcaccattggaagacacagcttggactgtagccgAGTCGCTCAGATGGAACAAACTTAAGCgtgtgccttttttcaatgctgatttggatgtcattgagaaaacaacattaagtgtctttttttttttttctctctcgcaaACATCcgttctgaatttaaaagtaatcatctagtttttcaaaagtatctgattacaatatttttgctggtaacggattacagttaccattgtttttgtaatcccttacatctaATCCGTTCCTCCCCAACCCCGGCAATAGACAATAGTTATTCTATTTCTACGTGTGCAAAGTCTTCTGCAGGGTCCCCGAATGGTGTTCTCACAATTGTAGCTGTTTGATTATCTGTTCTATCTCCTGTTTTCAGGTGAGTTCCGTAAGCTCCTCGCTGCCTTTGTGGCCGGTAGCTCTGCCAGGGGTGGAGGCCTCATCCGTAAGATCACCCCTACCTCTGCTGAGCTGAGaggtacccccaccaccaccaggtcaCAGCAAAAACGACAGGTACGGTTCTAGGAGTAgctggcctagtggttagtgccCCGGGTTCCAATCCGACGTACTGCCTATGTGATACTCTCCTACAATCTTTCTGAccgtctctcctcttcccagcaAAGCATACTAAATAGGAAGAAAAGTGTCTCTAGAAGCATGTTGATTTGACTGTTGTCACCTTTGTCTGTAAAGGTGGATTTGGAGCAAGCCTTCTTCCATAACCAGCCTCCATCTCTCAGACGAACGGTGGAGTTTGTAGCTGAGAGGGTTGGATCCAACTGTGTCAAACATATGAAGTGGGtactgtcgtgtgtgtgtgtgtacacagtatacacggagtgtacaaaacattaggaacacctttctaatattgagttgcacccccttttgccctcagaacagcctcagtttgccagggcatggactctacaatgtgtcaactgttccacagggatgctggcccatgttgactctaatgcttcccacagttgtgtccagttggctggatgtcctttgggtggcggACCGTTCTTGagacacacgggaaactgttgagcgtgaaaaacccagcggcgttgcagttcttgacccacccaaaccggtgtgcctggcacctacaaccataccccgttcaaaggcacttaaatattttgtcttgctcattcaccctctgaatgacacaaacATAATCCATGTCTGAAGGcctaaaaatcattctttaacccgcctcctccccttcatccagaTTGTTTGAAGTGGATTAAACAGGTGTCATCAATACGGGATCAAACcgttcacttggtcagtctatgtcatggaaagaggttttcctaatgttttgtacactcgtgTATATAATATAGTGATCGTAtgtatcaaatttatttatatagcccttcgtacatcagctgatatctcaaagtgctgtacagaaacccagcctaaaaccccaaacagcaagcaatgcaggtgtagaagcacggtggctaggaaaaactccctagaaaggccaaaacctaggaagaaacctagagaggaaccaggctatgtggggtggccagtcctcttctggttgtgccgggtggagattataacagaacatgaccaagatgttcaaatgttcataaatgaccagcatggtcaaataataataatcacaggcagaacagttgaaactggagcagcagcacagccaggtggactggggacagcaagtagtcatcatgtcaggtagtcctgaggcatggtcctagggctcaggtcctctgagagagagagaaagaaagagagaattagagagggcatacttaaattcacacaggacaacggataggacaggagaagtactccagatataactaactgaccctagccccccgacacaaactactgcagaataaatactggaggctgagaccggaggggtcaggagacactgtggccccatccgaggacacccacggacagggccaaacaggaaggatataaccccacccactttgccaaagtacagcccccacaccactagagggatatcttcaaccaccaacttaccatcctgagacaaggccgagtatagcccacaaagatctccgccacggcacaactcaagggggggcgccaacccagacaggaagatcacatcagtgactcaacccactcaagtgacgcacccctcctagggacggtatgaaagagccctagtaagccagcgactcagcccctgtaatagggttagaggcagagaatcccagtggaaagaggggaaccggccaggcagagacagcaagggcggttcgttgctccagagcctttccgttcaccttcccactcctgggccagactacactcaatcatatgacccactgaagagatgagtcttcagtaaagacttaaaggttgagaccgagtttgcgtctctcacatgggtaggcagaccattccataaaaattgagctctataggagaaagccctgcctccagctgtttgcttagaaattctagggacaattagggggcctgcgtcttgtgaccgtagcgtacgtgtaggtatgtacggcaggaccaaatcagagagattggtaggagcaagcccatgtaatgctttgtaggttagcagtaaaaccttgaaatcagcccttgccttgacaggaagccagtgtagggaggctagcactggagtaatatgatcacattttttggttctagttaggattctagcagccgtatttagcactaactgaagtttatttagtgcattgcagtagtctaacctagaagtgacaaaagcatggaatcatctttctgcatcatttttggacagaaagtatCCACTGTTTGTAGGTGTCTGTGTTGATACGTGTAGTATCCTCATGTGGCTGTGCGTTGCAGGGTCACGCTGGTGTGTGAGCTGGTCCGTGGTGGAGAGAGGTTGCTGAGGGAGGGGCTGATCTCACCAGGGGCCAACCCTCTGATACTCAACGACTCCATCTGTGCTCAGCTCTGTGACGGGGGCCAGGAGGCTCTGGAGAGAGCTACCAGGTACACATGGTTTCGTCTGTGTGTGGTTATAAACTTGATTCATGGAGCTTGCCAATGAAATGGTCCCTAAAGTGCAAGCCCTGCCTATGGTACTATttttaaacccaggtctgtatGGGGTGTGACTCATTTTTGTGGGGCTTTGACTACAGACTCTTGTGCGTTCAGGTTTTGCAGTGAGAAGGGTCCAGAAGCCATCCGGGTTCTTCTTCCTGACGAGACGTCTCCCGCTGTAAGTCTATTCAGCGTTGCTCTTTTAACTCTTGTCTACATTGACAtgctagtcatttagcagacgctcttatctagaGCGACATACAGTTAGTGCATCGGTCTAAAGatcgctaggtgagacaaccGCGTGTCACACTCGTGGTACATTTTCTTTCTTAATAAAATAGCTGTAGCTAAATCTGTCCTTGCTGACGATGCTAACATGCGTTGTCTCTCCCGCCAGGTTCTCACTACGTCTGAGAACATCACCAAGCGCCTGGCCACTGAGAAGGCCTATAGCTGGCTCTCCTCCAACATCACAGCCCTGGTCAAGCGAGAGTGGAAAACAAAGTTTGACCGTGTGATGAAGTCTCTTCCCAGCCCAGAGGCTAGTGGTGTGGAAGGTTCTGGTCTTGTGGCTGGAGCTGCAGCAGTCTCCCAGGAGCAGTCACGTACCCCAAAACGGGACATGGGCAAGGAGGAGGCTGTGACGTCCTGCCCTCCAGACTGCCCCCACAGTGCACCACTACCATCTGATGTCCTGGTAGAGATTAAGGTAATGTTCTAATTAATGAAGAATACCAGGATGTAATGCTATCCTTATTATAGACAATagtttggagctaggaacacaagcgtttcgctacatCCGCAAAAACATttactaaatatgtgtatgcgaccaataaaatttgatttgacactgaTAGATAGAAGTATGAGAGCATAAAATCAATCAGAATAATGGTAGATTATGTGAGGTTCAGCTCTGGTGAATCAGTCTTATTGATGATAATATAAAAGAGGATGATTGTGCCCCCTACAGGAGGTGTTGAGTATTGCTGTAGGCCCGAGGTCTGAAAAGGAGGCGTTAACTTGTCTACAGCTGAACGCTCTACTGGGAAAAGTAGGAGACACACTGAGCTGCAAAAAGGTACCGCAGGCTGTCGTCACCTTGGTCCTGATTAACACATGCTTTATACTCCCGCAATGAACATGGGTTTATGGTTCAGATAGAGGTTCTGcatagggctgttgtggtgaccgtattacctccaCACCTgcagtcatgaccgcagtcaaaattccacgtgaccgtttgaGTCACGGTAATCTGTGCGCTTTGACATGAATGGCACTGATGCGTTGGCAGTACCCAACTCTCTAACGATCATCAGgtcactaatggcctggtactcaggtctcggttgtccctctaaccactctgacatcaatgcaaatacaATTGAAAATCTCATCAAAACAGTGTCATGCTTTTGAAactcactgttagtctacattgTTTGACCTCACTGTGATCGATCACtctgaagaaagaagttcaacaacaggtGGAAACTGAGGGGAAAACGTggtcgttgtggatgttgtttcaaagccaaacACAACTAAATGGACAGAGCTTTCTAAAGTGATGATTAATGCAAAGCATTTAAGGCATCTCATGTAGAACACCCATTGGCATATTAAAGCTTATGCATAGGCCTGTATAAAGCCTGAATTAAAATGGCGTTATACAATAGGCCTATATAGCCTACCGCATATTACGCACGGCAGAaacttttttttgtaaatataacagatttaagatgtctttggtacacAATTGTCTAGCCTATAGGCTATTCCAAAATTCAACAAAACTCTAGTAATCCCCTttagtgtggactgtattattatgcatactggatggcCTGGTTACCTTATGATACGCTCCAAAtgttctatccatgagtctgggagagaacgtataggCCTAGGTGATGCAGTTGGTTCATTCACTTACCGAGTatagttagcctacaattatagtgaatttgtatttgatctTCAATAGCCTACTAATagtgtatttaattttttttttaatcataattaatatctcaccaccatgcgtttccgtctcttctctctccaataCTTTCTCGAGGACGGAGAcaggggctgtcaacagtttaatgaaatGTGTTTCATTGGTTaaacatgttactatcgatgTTCGTGAACAGATTTTGCTTGCTTTCCCAAATGAAGCACAGGGTAGCTGCAGGATGACATGTCTTTTTTCCCATGCCCCTGTTTCTGCCCATTTTGATATGGCCCATTCTAAATTAAAACTACTTTTACATgatagtaaagacaagattacatttagaatagtgaaaatatgatcacttgatgagagaacggCATGttcagcctgaggcaaggaacagagcacCAGCTTCTTCTTTTTTTGTTGCAACTTTCCCAAATCATCAATACACTATAAtcacatcatgcagcccatatatcttttctaaggtttgtgtcattcacaactaaagttgccaagtaactctaaatctagtgtataggacctgtttcaaatgatcacttttactcTCAACATAGCGCTACATATGCTCGCTCGGGAATGGGGAGGTAAATAATGTCAGGATTTCTAAGCATATCTTAAGACTACCTACAGGCCGAGGGTGCCATTGGTATGGCCAGATAACGTGCATTAGGCCGACTCAGAATACACTATTTTGTTCTTATGAATTACAttttaatgtttgttttttttagacCTGCCTAACCCTAAAATAAAtgcagtgcattcaaaaagtattcaaagtccttcacttttttcacattttatgttacagccttattctaatgtattcaagtgtttttttcccccctcatcaatctacacacactaccccataatgacaaagcagaaacggGTTTTAAGAAAAGTTTTCaaatggattaaaaataaaatgatatcactttacttaagtattcagacattttactcagtactttgttgaagaacctttggcagcgattacagcatcaagtcttcttgggtatgacgctacaagcttggcacacctgtatttggggagtttcttccattcttctctgcagatcctctcaagctctgtcaggttgaatggggaacgtcgttgcacagcttttttcaggtttctccagagatgttcgatcgggttcaagtccgggctctggaagggccactcaaggacattcacagatttgtcccgaagccactcctgcgttgtcttggctgtgtgctaacgGGTCGTTGCCCTGGTGGGAGGTGAACATTTTCCCCAGGCTGAGGTGCCGAGCGCtcgggagcaggttttcatcatggatctcgctgtactttgctcctttcatctttccctcgatcctgactagtctcccagtccctgctgctgagaaacatccccacagcatgattctgtcaccaccatgctttactggagagatgggaccaggtttcctccagacgtgactcttggcattcaggccaaggagttcaatcagaccagagaatcttgtttctcatggtctgagagttctttaggtggtttttagcaaactccaagcgggctgtcgtggctttttactgaggagtggcttctgcataaaggcctgattggtggagtgctgcagagatggttgtccatctccatagaggagatgggagagtagTACTTTACcaagagtgaccattgggttcttggtcacctccctgaccaaggcccttcttccccgattgctcagtttggcaggggggtagttccaaacttcttcattttaagaataatggaaaccact is a genomic window of Oncorhynchus tshawytscha isolate Ot180627B linkage group LG11, Otsh_v2.0, whole genome shotgun sequence containing:
- the cdan1 gene encoding codanin-1 isoform X1, which encodes MLSCFWSAPQGNAVATFARLLPFWSAPNSKQQAECQTAPAQTRMAALLESLLQKEVEAIKAVEWLKHDGDSDSLAWCKPLKIERQEFVPFLLNFLREQSCSTLTHGPATPAKTPSHPRVSQPSQQGPGFSSELRGGCRSTGPGTGPRSASRVQLFSSTPSLSPGAEWDTTQPPSGSHCLGGISALSSPSFSSARSPAPASTSRHTPSERRSTQRASLGDFMPSPPELQHHHSLSLGVQQQPRGRRRSAGMGGQGRQGGGRGVFQTEEVGPGRSEGGGRKGRGGGANKMGDPAVSPPMAQMTTLVQLNLTNLEDFPPMGMSHASPALHTKPSRRINPTPVSAERPHSRPKTCFTSTPFSTRPSSPPPVPEAVTGAIEGSITGALNVGSPPLSLQEERELLKRVKCKRAEQVGSPLPTSLDPCTPTKPGLRPVSGSKMTPVTLGSCPDPSKVTLTSELDLLADLYCTCISENLVPNVFLELFFVLQLLTSRTPAVTEEEDKDLSMGTLDVLERGYLSKVHNCVYFSVRVLENQFELVSHLDKDTLRLLAENERVTCFSPSLRNRLTLAQDASTAKVSPSVDTFIHSVPFQPATDNRSNFSSDKAFHTFKKQRDIFYEVLREWEDFHKEPRWEFEAELGNRVRGMVNQLNSTGNHSHFARLFLKQLVQMCKGPRALGSPGDTPDADLLGMLGADSLGRLKRLEERLIQPQGILGPCPPPAFPGHQEFFRDFLKTASCCQLNQHLKDSLCQQLLQLDEVSVLAPVVSSTEGEGDMEQQDEKQRFSSVLLLARLLAKFLGYISFLPYQTSERPSREIQEATANLRSKSMSVLDVCAVLRSCVRRRRTILTVPWLVEFLSMLDFTGPFLLCYRTVLGLLLSLYRRMVLSREGEVCYLNQLLMVAVLGWLFQIPVIPEELFFTTDFAVAVELEESQTNVQGLDCLPLVDQQLLYTCCPFLGEFRKLLAAFVAGSSARGGGLIRKITPTSAELRGTPTTTRSQQKRQVDLEQAFFHNQPPSLRRTVEFVAERVGSNCVKHMKVTLVCELVRGGERLLREGLISPGANPLILNDSICAQLCDGGQEALERATRFCSEKGPEAIRVLLPDETSPAVLTTSENITKRLATEKAYSWLSSNITALVKREWKTKFDRVMKSLPSPEASGVEGSGLVAGAAAVSQEQSRTPKRDMGKEEAVTSCPPDCPHSAPLPSDVLVEIKEVLSIAVGPRSEKEALTCLQLNALLGKVGDTLSCKKFSFPMPEQMLIRCTVLLACKLVSGELPMVSPQEECGRTVSPDPVLLPDSPVQRVGCSIKVLLEQLILLWGRDCCSSAPLHLLFTEMTLSAVLMASDSQWDNFLFLVRQLVERGILGEEEVVSHWRKLSQLPWPTEFIEKIQQQSSSTTSLPLPELQNHMDMLQVSPQPVEGAN
- the cdan1 gene encoding codanin-1 isoform X2, which codes for MLSCFWSAPQGNAVATFARLLPFWSAPNSKQQAECQTAPAQTRMAALLESLLQKEVEAIKAVEWLKHDGDSDSLAWCKPLKIERQEFVPFLLNFLREQSCSTLTHGPATPAKTPSHPRVSQPSQQGPGFSSELRGGCRSTGPGTGPRSASRVQLFSSTPSLSPGAEWDTTQPPSGSHCLGGISALSSPSFSSARSPAPASTSRHTPSERRSTQRASLGDFMPSPPELQHHHSLSLGVQQQPRGRRRSAGMGGQGRQGGGRGVFQTEEVGPGRSEGGGRKGRGGGANKMGDPAVSPPMAQMTTLVQLNLTNLEDFPPMGMSHASPALHTKPSRRINPTPVSAERPHSRPKTCFTSTPFSTRPSSPPPVPEAVTGAIEGSITGALNVGSPPLSLQEERELLKRVKCKRAEQVGSPLPTSLDPCTPTKPGLRPVSGSKMTPVTLGSCPDPSKVTLTSELDLLADLYCTCISENLVPNVFLELFFVLQLLTSRTPAVTEEEDKDLSMGTLDVLERGYLSKVHNCVYFSVRVLENQFELVSHLDKDTLRLLAENERVTCFSPSLRNRLTLAQDASTAKVSPSVDTFIHSVPFQPATDNRSNFSSDKAFHTFKKQRDIFYEVLREWEDFHKEPRWEFEAELGNRVRGMVNQLNSTGNHSHFARLFLKQLVQMCKGPRALGSPGDTPDADLLGMLGADSLGRLKRLEERLIQPQGILGPCPPPAFPGHQEFFRDFLKTASCCQLNQHLKDSLCQQLLQLDEVSVLAPVVSSTEGEGDMEQQDEKQRFSSVLLLARLLAKFLGYISFLPYQTSERPSREIQEATANLRSKSMSVLDVCAVLRSCVRRRRTILTVPWLVEFLSMLDFTGPFLLCYRTVLGLLLSLYRRMVLSREGEVCYLNQLLMVAVLGWLFQIPVIPEELFFTTDFAVAVELEESQTNVQGLDCLPLVDQQLLYTCCPFLGEFRKLLAAFVAGSSARGGGLIRKITPTSAELRGTPTTTRSQQKRQVDLEQAFFHNQPPSLRRTVEFVAERVGSNCVKHMKVTLVCELVRGGERLLREGLISPGANPLILNDSICAQLCDGGQEALERATRFCSEKGPEAIRVLLPDETSPAVLTTSENITKRLATEKAYSWLSSNITALVKREWKTKFDRVMKSLPSPEASGVEGSGLVAGAAAVSQEQSRTPKRDMGKEEAVTSCPPDCPHSAPLPSDVLVEIKEVLSIAVGPRSEKEALTCLQLNALLGKVGDTLSCKKFSFPMPEQMLIRCTVLLACKLVSCVYQERSTTQRTSSQLDTTVGSIGVNMGQHPCGTVLTPCPDKFRLF